In Aricia agestis chromosome 5, ilAriAges1.1, whole genome shotgun sequence, the genomic stretch atatgGATACAtactttaagtatatttaattataatcttaactGGATTCAGTATTGAGGTCATGTTCCTTCAAGCGTCTTTTAAAGACAGTGATTGTGGGACTATCACGAACGGTGTGGGGAAGGGAGTTCCATAATCTAACTGCATGAACGGTAAAGGAGTAGGAGAAGAAGTTGGAGCGATGGGAGGGGAGAAAGAAAGATTTGTTCTCACGTTAGGCCCACAAGGAATGTCTAAGGGTCGAGAAAAGTTAAAGCGATCCACGAGGTAAGAGGGAGACAAAGGGTTATAAAGGATATTGTAAAGGAGGGATAGGATATGGATATTTTGCCGAAGGCGAATCGGGAGCCACTTTAACTGTCACCGGAGAGCTGATACGTGATCATACTTTTTTAAACCAAAGATAAAACGAATGCACTGGTTTTGCAAACGTTCTAACTTCGTTAGCAACTCTTCGGTAACATCCAAGTAACAGGAGTCAGCATAATCGAGGATAGGGAGAATGAGTGACTGGACTagggatattttagtttttaagggtaaaaagTTCTGAAGGCGCCTAAGCATGTGTAACGAGTGGAATACTTTTCTACTTACCTCGTTGACTTGCGGTTGCCAggacaaattattataaatgatgaTGCCGAGGTTTTTAGTAGATTGTGTGAGGGCAATCGGAGTACCATTCTCTGTGTCATATATCTACTGCCGACGATTATTGCTTGAGACTTATGAGGATTAACTAAGAGACCAAATGATTTTGCCCAGTCTGCAATTAGCTTTAGATCCGCATTAATATCACTGATTGCCCCACTTATATCATCAACATGAGATTGAAGATAAATTTACAGGTCGTCGGCGTAGAGATGAAAATTGCATGATAAAATTACTAAGGATACTGTGTTTATAAACATTGAAAAAAGAAGAGGAGAAAGGACACCACCCTGTGGAACCCCCGCATCGAGATCACACCAGTCTGAGGTAGCCTCATCATAGCGTACCCGCTGCGTGCGCCCTCGAAGATAGGAGTTGAACCAGTCTATAACTGAGGAAGATATATTTAGGGAACGGAGGACAGAAAGGAAGATGTCAAAGTCTACTGAATTAAAAGCACTGCTAAAGTCTAGTAGCACCAGGATAGATACACATTTTTGCTCCATAGCTAGTCGTAAATCATCAGTGACTTTTAGCAGTGCTGTAAAGTGCTGTGACCAGGGCAGAAACCGGATTGAAAGGAAGAGAGCAAATTATTACAGGATAGGAATTGGGAAAGCTGTTTGTGGACAATATTTTCGAGGACTTTGGAGAGGTATGGTAAAATGGAGATTGGTCTAAATTGGGATAAGGAAGAGGGATTTGGGGTTTTAGGTAAAGGAATAATATTGGCACGTTTCCACGCCGAAGGGAAAGAACTCGTTGTCAAGGAGTAATTGAAAATATGAGTAAGAATTGGCAAGAGTTCAGGAATTGAAAGGGAAATCATACGGGGACTGACGCCATCATTGCCAACAGCGGTGGAAGTTATAGCAGTGACATGCTTCTTAACATCATCCTCAGTGACGGGCTGGAATAGGAATGAAGTGCATGAAGGGATGGGAAAAGAGGAGATGTGGGAAATCGTGCGCGCTTTGGTATGTTGGTCAACATTTACAGGTGGCTTAGAAAAGTGCTTGTTGAGAGCGTTCAAGTCAACCGTGGTATCTAAACCAGCAGATGACTTCCCTATACCAAGCGACGAAAGGAATTTCCACAGTTGGGAGGGGTTGCTTTGGTTAATTATTGAatggcatttttttaaatacaaaacgggggaaataatacaataaactTATTTAACTCTCCGtattgcccgcaactttgttgggctaaaattattaattgcgtgagaaccgtaaaattttccgTGATGAAAACTATTCTTTATTCTTTTAAGGCCTCAAAGTATACCTACCAATAAAACTCGATACCAATACATACAGGTGATAGAGAATAGACAGACATGTTTGAGATTTTATAATATGACTAGATGACACAAGCAACtcttccaggataaaaagtatcctatgtcctatcccgTACTCAAAGTCatgtttgatattttataatatgactaGATGACACAATCAActcttccgggataaaaagtatcatatgtcctatcccgtactcaaagtatctccataccaaatttcaggaaaatcggttcagcggttcgagcgtgaagaggtaacagacagaccgacagatggacagacgcaTTTCCGCAttaacaatattagtatggattatgcaGACATAGTATACCTGTGAATTGCCTTTGTTCTGCAGTGCGAAGACCTTGACGCCTTTGGGCGGGTCTCTAACGGGCGTGGCTCGGACGACCACGCCCTTCGACCGTGCCGCCGCGCTGACTGTGCTCGCGAGTGTACTCGGTACACTCGACTCCACTGTACTCTCCTTGAGCATGAGCTTACCAGCGTCTGAAATATGATtctctattattattaactagctatttgaccgagaatccatattttaggaccacgaaccttaactctagagcgtaacgcatacattacttacccaaggccaatcagcgttggttgggcgcattcacgcgaattcgcgcggatgcgcgcgcctttttcaattctcagaagtaataaagtgccttaacgctttggagttaaggttggatttgttatgttcagttttaataattcgcttcgatgcgcttcgactctgcgctagtataaattgaccctaagatcAATGGGAAATAATTATAGGGATAGAGCAATGTTCAATTTTAAGGTGTTCGTGGGGCGGAAATATTGGCGGAattctttagttttttatacgaatttaaaaattttttgcCGTTATTTTGGTGGTGAAGTACCGCAATGTGGTTATGTGTTTTAGCCCTTATagagggtgcaattaaaccttccaaccaaattttttccagtccttaggtatcattaggagagtccatttaaccaaaaaaaaattgggtgttatttttaaatttttttaatgacatattttatcccatttaaaatcgttgcagaacggtcactcgcggcgccggggaatgagcgggggtgacgcgggggggaggcgcgcgttttttaggataactttcggaagctatttcacaacattttagtactgagtgattataaaagaaaaaatacgtgtatttttatttttaacaaggatcaatatatcaaaattttgcaggaaggtttaattgcaccctgtattacgTTTTTTTAAACAGTATGCTGACTGACCAGACAGCACGATGGTGCGGCCGCTCTGTAACGCTGACAGCACGGTGCCGCCGTCGTCGGGCGGCAGCAGCGTGATGCCGTGCGCGCGCAGCAACGCGGCAGCACCCTCTGTCGCGCGCGGCTGACTCTCTGTTACCtgggaaaaaaaattatacactcaagcagggccggatttatattttttatgagtttgggccactttaattttgccaccCCTATGGACGAACTCTGGCGTCATCCTAGGACGCCCCCGTAGGGCGCTGCCACCCCCCTAGCACGCTGCCGCCCACAGGCCATGGCCTATGCTGCCTATACATAATTCCAGAGCTGCACTGAAGActgattaatataatattgggcTGGGGACTATTTTCTAATGCAAAAGATTCACAACTTAGATCGCAGTACAAAAGCACTGCGATCTAAGTTGTGAATTAATTGTGAATTAATTgtgaaaaatgtgaaaaaattgtgtgtgtgttgtgtcTAAAAAGACAAAATAAGCAGGTAGACAATAAAGTTATTGTTGCATACATTTTCTTCTTTTGAGGTACTAGTAACTTTACTAGAATATTGTGTAAATAGTAACGACTGACTAATCATTATTAAttagataatatataatagaaaataaattgtaataatattacaaataaacaaatacctaaATTGTCGTATTTTGTGTGCGCTTTGATATACTGCTTTAAtaacacctccgtggtctagtggtatagagtgcggctcttgagtcggaggtcgtgggtttgattcccgcgttggaaacatgctatttccaagtttggttaggactatGCAGTCTgaacctgattgtctgacaagttaaAGGCAAGCCGccgatctctcgccggtcgtgtcggtcttctgtcctactgggttatgagagtaaaggaatagagtgcttttgtgtactgcgcacacacttgggcactttaaaattactcctgcgtagctggcctggttttcaatgaaaccagccaccgtcaccgaaaccggtgtgggtgcgattattattatcatatagaGCAATAAGCATACCTGGGGTTTCTTTGTGTTTTCTTCTGTAGATTGTTTAGGAACtgacttaattattttaatacgcGGCTTTATTTCTTGCACTTCTGTGAAAGATTAAAAACAAAACTCATGTAGTTGTCGATCTTAACTTTAAgctaatattacataattacaATTACATAGTTTATGCTCACTTTGCACTGATTCTAATTCCTCAGCATGGATCTTTGGCGTTTTATCAACTTGCTCTGTAACAGAAACAgtagaaaataaggaaaaacagAATGCatattacttttcttttaaaatcgTGGAATGCAATCATTAATGTATAATAACTATATCTCAGTATGCAATTAAGTTATTATACATTAATTTGATTGTATATTCCTGTGTTGTTTCTGGGTATATAAAATCAATAGGATTTTATACACCTAAAAACAACAATACCttctgaaaaataattaaaaaacagcACATTCTATACCTTGTAATGCAGCAGCTTGCTGTTCCGCCTCAGCTGAATCTAGCAACACCAGCATTTTAGTATGATTATGTCTAACTGCATGGCAGCGTGGAGTTTTCCGGAACTTGCATCGCTCTTTTGGGTCTGCGCCGGCTCTGAGAAGCGCTCGGGCGACCTCCAAATGCCCTCTGGACGCCGCCCAGTGTAACGGGGTCATTTgtagcagatcctttgtgtggGGTGAGGCACCCCATTGTAATAGGAGCTCGACGACTCGCGCGTGGCCGGCGTGAGCTGCGAGGTGGAGTGGTGTGCGTTCGACCTTAGTCCGAGCATCCCGGGAGACCCCTGCCCGTAGTAATACGTCACACGTCTCTGCGTGCCCGTTTGCAGCTGCTAAATGCAACGGAGATGTGCCCAGCtaaaaagattttaaacttattttgttatttataatcccatgtatattatatattatgtattaatatttcctggacttctacaaacatttcaagattaaaATTAGCCATTCATCGATTTGCAAGTCATTCTCGAATTTTagcaagactaacaaaatttaaaattcatttttatttatacagattaATAGCGCAGTTTAattggtcgttaactcgttcAATATGTATATCAAACGAGTTGCTGTATAGCCTGTATATTCTATATATTCAACAACGACTAATGAAAGTTACAAGTATATACGTGTTCGTTACATTCAGTGTTCGTTACATTCATTGGTCGATATACAGCTTGCGGACAAGTCAAATACATTTTCATTATTCAATTTTGATTCGCAAGTGCTTGTTGTAGTAGAAAGacatgcgggccctgtggcattAGTTCCAGAAATCTGCCGCACCCCACATGCGGAccctatcgaccagtgaaaTTGCGCGTcgagttttaatataaaatatgttaggaGACTCAGCTGGTTAACTTGTTTGAAGTGTTATAAAttgcttattaaaatataaatgtaaaaacaTAGCCCTCCTGGATGTCGGTTAATTACCCAATCTGTGGTAAACGGTGCTCCCTTGCTCATAAGATCTACAACGTTTGAAGTCTCTCCGGCACGAGCAGCTAGGAGTAGTTGTCTGCCTAGCTCCAGTCCTCCATTGCTAATACGACTGCTCACATTAGTATAAGTAGGAGTTGCTTCAGCGTCTATCAAAGTCGACCTCACCAGTGATTCGgactgttaataaaataaaaaaaaacatatacattttttacaaacaatacataatatctacAGAACTTATTGTGAATTTTCTTTACAACTATTAATGCCTCTCACATGaggaaaaaaaatctcttttttCTTCTCATAAATAATCTAATCCCTAAAGCCCTTTatgactctagagtctagagtctagtcTGCCAAAGTAATAGTAGTACCTTGCAGTAAAGTCAGGTACATTCAAcgtgaaaaaaatactttccaTTGTGTACAAAAGTGCAAAAGAATAATTGACAACAAGCTAAGACAAAAAATGTGGACATTGAGTTAGACCTAGTGTAGTTCGGAGTTATTTTTCCTTTAACATGTTGATTGCCAAGCCAAAAATAGTGAACTTACGAAATGGccagaacaaaaaaaaaggtaaatccCTTCCCTAGTGGCCAACACAAATGCCATCAAAACTAATGCCATTAGTTACGCTACGGCCACCATTTATAAGCGTGAACAAAATTGTAAAGCACTAGTGGACTGCATCACGCGACGTCACCTGATGTGGCAATGAACGTGTTAAGATCCTATCCaagtcattattataatattattggcatAAAAATCTTGTGAAAGGACGGTAAGTtgcatattttatgaatataaaaaagACAGTGTATCTTTTGTATGTGAcggtaaatataaataataagattaaagtattttaacattaatatagATAAGTAAAAATGCAATTTCTTTTTTCTTGGTTTGGTTGATAACATAAAAGACGAAAATCAATTACTATTGTATTCAGTTATTAATTGAAAAATGTTAACTCTTCCAAATACCTATCATGAATTGTATGCTTACCACGTTAAAAGTTGGAATAGCTATATCTTCAGCGCATAATTCTGTAGTCATCTTGAACTATCTTAATTTACTGGTATCACTCactgaaaaagtaattttaacCTTAGTTAGAGCTGTTGAAAAAACTTTGTGAAACTTGTAAAACATTGTTATAGCTTTATCTTGATCATTAATAACCAATAAATCGagcatattttaaattgttttgtttgtaaACAAATTGATATTTGATTGAAACATCAAACATAACAGGATAAGGATGTTGCTTCAGCATTAGGTTCTGAATTTTCAACCTCCACACTTCCTTTTCCTGTCTTGGCGGAAGTTACTTtgtgaaattataaaattatgatagAAAACAATACCTGATACACGCGAGTTATTTtcctgtaattttttattataaacaggCTAGcttacaaacatttttatagtTATCAATAGACGTATTTTGTTAATTTCCAGTTTTGGAATAAAGCAAACGTTCTGTCAGTTTGATTTTGAAGTAAGGTCATAGactatcgtttttttttttgtggcgATAACTCACCGGTTGTTGATGACTAGCTGATACTGTTTgattcatagacataatatatactgtcgtaaagaccacctgacaactcgaaaatgcgtgaccatttttgatctgtcaatgtgtgcgtgttctagtgatgtatattttactatcgatagtatagtattttgctatcgatagtttagtccgttcgagttattttacctgagtttctataagaaataaataatatgcaactttgatagatttgtatttcaaattaggtatcataaattttaattggcaaaaaaaggtgacgattgaaaagtagatacacattttcttttggaatgatttttcaatcgtcggatatgttatgacatgaggttcttataggggtaaataatttacacttaacacatcataaagttacttatttattactcaggtaaaatctatctggtaaatcagtccttacactgaaagtaaacgttgaaagtaaacaacacacatagtgtattatattttattcttaaattaaatacatattataaaatataataatattttattacaattattttgaaccgacttccaaacaggaggagttcaacgattactccgccgtttatgaaccgattttcaaattttttcttttgctgtacattgtattgttccgagtaggtatcatgttcacaaaagtggtggtctggtgatggaaacaatgagaaatcgaagtgactccttgatattcaaatgggaacatatggtcccagaaaacgtttaaaatctttcgattaataaatttaaaaaagtagtcaaagaacgttttgtgccaaagccaaaatgatttcataattgatggcacatcttgggagtagaatgctgaatgactgcttgcaaggctacttctacatgacttacaataattattatgtatctatctatgtttacattgtataatttttagttacagcattgtaaattttgttttaaaagataattttttttctcactttttttggtaaaaagtgggcgtgcgagtttcttacgccggttcttctcgtcggcttagttaccgaaccggtggtaggcaccatgtattctgaaaatatattttattttagatttgttcagaaataaagcaattttgattttgattttttaaaacaccaactgtaagtatagaaaacgttaaggacagctaaaatgagtaaaattattatttttaaacaaaaaattaaaaccgacttccaaggcaatgacaatagtaatattatacttaaatgaactaaaaagtattaaataattcttattctgtactcagtataattctgttctcaatcttcattattttgcaatcggtaccagctaacctaatcgccagttctctgacagaatagctataacagcaacttatatacttaggactggtaccgacttcaaaattatgaagattgagtactgaataaggattatttaatactttttagttcatataagtataatcttaaatgaactaaaaagcattaattgcttataattgcttatttttaataattgcttcagtaacaagtgcaacagtatgtcaaacttactggcacaaataaagttgggatagctcctttaaccaaaatagtatttattctaatttttctttaaaaattttcaatgaaatgttgctacatattgttgaatttttcttgggattccaaccgacacgcccaattaatttcagccattttcctcttattagaggatcttgagggaatctgtaaaacaaatgattatgatatataaatataaaccttcctctagttttagagtcactctatactatagtagttatattatattagctatattataatatactattagttaaaataagataatatgtccttttagtccggccgcacattatccgaatttgtgatcactaaaattcggacgccccgccccgctcatacattttgacacgtcagaaattcttttagtatgatgggtctacaacaaaatgtatgaacagagtgcgttccgccgggcgtccgaatttttctgatcagaaatttcggataatgtgcggccgggcttaaggtgataaatataaaggtaaatgatttttattttagatttatgttattgtaaaatatcgataagcatatcgataaatttgattcaagcacaaATGTCAATTGCCAAAACATCTTGTCAAATTTCATGCTACTTTCCTCCAAAATTCAAATCtcaaatttatttacaaaatgtaatttatactattgtttttattatcgaaaacttttatgttttaaacaataattatttagtaaaaCTTGACGAAAAGTGATCAGTGATTACGTAGTCATCTTTTTATTGAAGGAATTCAATTTCAAACAAATTTCTGTGTATATTTTATCgattattgtaaaaaatgaaGTTATCCACGCCTCGTT encodes the following:
- the LOC121727008 gene encoding poly [ADP-ribose] polymerase tankyrase-1, with translation MTTELCAEDIAIPTFNVSESLVRSTLIDAEATPTYTNVSSRISNGGLELGRQLLLAARAGETSNVVDLMSKGAPFTTDWLGTSPLHLAAANGHAETCDVLLRAGVSRDARTKVERTPLHLAAHAGHARVVELLLQWGASPHTKDLLQMTPLHWAASRGHLEVARALLRAGADPKERCKFRKTPRCHAVRHNHTKMLVLLDSAEAEQQAAALQEQVDKTPKIHAEELESVQKVQEIKPRIKIIKSVPKQSTEENTKKPQVTESQPRATEGAAALLRAHGITLLPPDDGGTVLSALQSGRTIVLSDAGKLMLKESTVESSVPSTLASTVSAAARSKGVVVRATPVRDPPKGVKVFALQNKGNSQPVKLVQLSDVKGAKASPLKAKNRAPVKIIMNKASLNKLFTQPVQQITQSQIGQVRKPVIQIQQAQPTAMETEPLESTGEESVVDLKAQLEAAHATIRELQEELDATRARLAQYEPPDH